A region of Alteromonadaceae bacterium 2753L.S.0a.02 DNA encodes the following proteins:
- a CDS encoding LSU ribosomal protein L35P, whose translation MPKAKVHSGAAKRFKKTASGYKHKHAFKSHILTKMTTKRKRQLRGTSTLNAADVPSVDRMLRAK comes from the coding sequence ATGCCAAAAGCTAAAGTACACAGCGGTGCAGCCAAGCGGTTTAAAAAAACTGCGTCTGGCTATAAGCACAAACACGCTTTCAAGAGCCACATCCTCACCAAAATGACTACCAAGCGTAAGCGTCAGCTGCGCGGTACCAGTACCTTAAATGCGGCTGATGTACCATCGGTAGATCGTATGTTGCGCGCCAAGTAA
- a CDS encoding LSU ribosomal protein L20P: MARVKRGVVARRSHKKVLKAAKGYYGARSRVFRVAKQAVIKAGQYAYRDRRAKKRNFRALWITRINAQSRAEGMSYSRLIAGLKKADISLDRRVLADIAIHDKPAFAAIVAKAKEALAA; the protein is encoded by the coding sequence ATGGCTCGTGTAAAACGTGGAGTCGTGGCGCGCCGCAGCCACAAGAAAGTTTTAAAAGCAGCAAAAGGTTACTACGGAGCGCGTTCGCGCGTATTTCGTGTAGCCAAACAAGCCGTAATCAAGGCTGGTCAATACGCTTATCGCGATCGTCGCGCTAAAAAGCGCAATTTCCGTGCTTTGTGGATTACCCGTATCAACGCGCAGTCTCGTGCCGAAGGTATGAGCTACAGCCGTCTGATCGCTGGCTTGAAGAAGGCAGACATTTCTTTGGATCGTCGCGTATTGGCCGATATCGCCATTCACGACAAGCCTGCATTTGCCGCAATTGTTGCAAAGGCGAAAGAAGCGCTGGCTGCTTGA
- a CDS encoding phenylalanyl-tRNA synthetase alpha subunit, protein MENLEALTEEALTLVAKAGDLAALDSVRVNYLGKKGHLTALRKSLGKLSAEERPAAGAKINEAVGRVQDGINESKQALEKAAINAKLASETIDVTLEGRRNEAGSVHPVSRTLERIERIFASVGYKVEQGPEIEDNYHNFDALNIPAHHPARAMHDTFYIDDNRVLRTHTSPVQVRTMENQQPPIYIICPGRVYRCDSDQTHTPMFHQVEGLAVDTNVSFADLKGTIVQFLRVFFENEDLEVRFRPSFFPFTEPSAEFDIQWAASKTGWLEVGGCGMVHPNVLTASGVDPKQYTGFAFGLGVERLAMLRYGVNDLRLFFENDLDFLNQF, encoded by the coding sequence ATGGAAAACCTCGAAGCATTAACAGAAGAAGCGCTTACTCTGGTGGCTAAAGCCGGCGATCTCGCCGCACTCGATAGTGTCCGTGTGAACTATCTCGGCAAAAAAGGCCACCTCACAGCGCTGCGAAAAAGTCTGGGGAAACTCAGCGCTGAAGAACGCCCCGCTGCAGGCGCAAAAATTAATGAAGCCGTAGGCCGCGTGCAAGATGGGATTAATGAATCCAAGCAAGCGCTCGAAAAAGCCGCCATCAACGCCAAGCTCGCCTCGGAAACGATCGACGTCACCCTTGAAGGCCGCCGCAACGAAGCCGGCAGTGTGCACCCGGTTAGCCGCACACTGGAGCGCATAGAACGCATATTTGCCAGTGTTGGTTATAAGGTCGAGCAGGGTCCTGAAATTGAAGACAACTACCACAACTTCGACGCGTTGAATATTCCAGCGCATCACCCCGCTCGGGCCATGCACGATACCTTTTATATTGACGACAACCGTGTGCTGCGTACCCACACCTCGCCAGTGCAGGTGCGTACCATGGAAAATCAACAGCCGCCGATTTATATCATATGCCCCGGCCGAGTGTACCGCTGCGACTCCGATCAAACCCACACCCCGATGTTCCATCAGGTAGAAGGTTTGGCGGTTGATACAAACGTGAGCTTTGCAGATCTCAAAGGCACCATCGTGCAGTTTTTACGGGTGTTCTTCGAAAACGAAGACCTGGAAGTACGCTTCCGCCCGAGCTTCTTCCCCTTCACTGAACCGTCCGCAGAATTTGATATTCAGTGGGCCGCCAGCAAAACCGGCTGGCTCGAAGTGGGAGGCTGCGGCATGGTGCACCCCAACGTACTCACTGCCAGCGGTGTCGATCCGAAGCAATACACCGGCTTCGCATTTGGTCTGGGAGTTGAGCGTTTAGCGATGTTGCGTTACGGGGTAAACGACTTGCGCTTGTTCTTTGAAAATGATCTCGATTTTCTTAATCAGTTTTAA
- a CDS encoding phenylalanyl-tRNA synthetase beta subunit: MKFSESWLRTWVNPSISTEQLVDQLTMAGLEVDGVEAVAGNFKNVVVGEILEVAQHPDADKLRVCQVAGAPDGARQVVCGAPNARVGIKIPFALVGAELPPGEDGKVFKIKKAKLRGVESLGMLCGETELQVGDDDSGLMELAADATVGMDFREYLDLNDTLIEVDLTPNRSDCLSLKGIAREVGVLNRCDVNYPEIKAIAPQIDDTFAVSLEPGAGCSRYAGRVIKGVDVSKPSPLWMVERLRRSGIRSIDAIVDVTNYILLELGQPMHAFDLSKLQGGIQARKAQSGEKLVLLDGQEVELSGETLVIADSNGPVAMAGIMGGEPTSVTESTQDIFLESAFFAPIAISGRARSYGLHTDSSHRFERGVDYEGAIAAIERATQLLLDIVGGQPGPVVCQELKEELPSKASVTLNRARIEQGLGFAIPDNEVVDIITRLGLLQESSDADSWRFSVSSYRFDISIEEDLLEELARIYGYNNLPSTTMRIGADLPLITEEQLPEDRIARQLVGRGYQEAITYSFIDPKLHKIFEGGEAVELLNPISAEMSLMRTSLVPGLVDTLVRNLNRQHTRVRLFEKGLRFVPTEVGLQQTPGLCGLLYGPRFEPCWSAEKGDVDFYDLKGDLESLLALGGQLAEFLPSQRTAMHPGQCADVVVNGEVAGYIAAVHPAVQKALDVPKPIYVFELDLAAILAAKAPTFTPLSKFPGVSRDLAIVVDKNVNSANLEKEIRSNAGDYLKKLKVFDVYSGEGIDPKRKSLAFSLTFQHPSRTLNEDEINGAVAAIVKRLEDTFDANLR; encoded by the coding sequence ATGAAATTCAGCGAATCCTGGTTAAGAACCTGGGTAAACCCCAGTATCAGCACCGAACAACTGGTTGATCAGCTCACCATGGCTGGTTTGGAAGTGGATGGCGTGGAGGCTGTTGCTGGAAATTTTAAGAATGTGGTAGTGGGGGAAATTCTCGAAGTGGCACAGCACCCCGATGCCGATAAATTGCGGGTATGCCAGGTGGCGGGTGCGCCGGATGGAGCCAGGCAAGTCGTGTGTGGCGCGCCTAACGCACGTGTCGGCATAAAAATACCGTTTGCGCTGGTTGGCGCGGAATTGCCACCGGGTGAAGATGGCAAAGTATTCAAAATTAAAAAAGCCAAGCTTCGTGGTGTTGAGTCGTTAGGTATGTTGTGCGGCGAAACTGAATTGCAGGTGGGCGATGACGATTCCGGGTTGATGGAATTGGCCGCTGATGCCACAGTCGGCATGGATTTTCGAGAGTATTTAGATCTTAACGATACTTTGATTGAAGTAGACCTTACCCCCAATCGCAGCGATTGTTTAAGCCTTAAAGGCATCGCCCGGGAAGTGGGCGTTTTAAATCGTTGTGATGTTAACTATCCTGAAATTAAAGCGATTGCGCCGCAAATTGATGACACCTTTGCTGTTTCGCTTGAACCCGGTGCTGGCTGCTCCCGCTATGCCGGTCGGGTGATTAAGGGGGTGGATGTCTCCAAGCCGAGCCCCTTGTGGATGGTGGAACGCTTGCGCCGTAGCGGCATTCGCTCCATTGATGCCATTGTGGATGTGACCAACTACATTCTGCTGGAACTCGGGCAGCCAATGCATGCTTTCGATCTCAGTAAATTGCAGGGTGGCATCCAGGCCCGAAAAGCTCAATCCGGCGAAAAATTGGTGTTGCTCGATGGCCAGGAAGTTGAGTTAAGCGGCGAAACCTTAGTTATCGCTGATTCCAACGGACCCGTGGCGATGGCGGGCATCATGGGTGGTGAACCCACCTCAGTGACTGAATCCACGCAGGATATCTTTCTGGAAAGCGCATTTTTCGCGCCAATTGCCATCTCCGGCCGGGCGCGCTCCTACGGCTTGCACACCGACTCATCGCACCGCTTCGAGCGCGGTGTGGATTATGAAGGCGCAATCGCTGCGATTGAGCGAGCCACGCAACTATTGCTTGATATCGTTGGGGGCCAACCCGGCCCTGTTGTGTGTCAAGAACTCAAAGAAGAATTACCTTCAAAAGCCAGTGTGACTCTGAATCGCGCACGCATTGAGCAGGGGCTGGGTTTTGCAATTCCCGATAACGAGGTGGTGGATATCATCACGCGTTTAGGATTGCTACAGGAGAGTAGCGATGCCGATAGCTGGCGCTTCTCCGTGTCGAGTTACCGTTTCGATATCTCCATCGAAGAAGACCTCCTCGAAGAATTGGCGCGTATCTACGGCTACAACAACCTTCCTAGCACCACGATGCGTATTGGGGCTGATTTGCCTTTGATCACGGAAGAGCAATTACCCGAAGACCGTATTGCGCGTCAACTTGTTGGTCGGGGCTATCAAGAGGCAATAACGTATAGTTTTATCGATCCCAAATTACACAAGATTTTCGAAGGTGGGGAAGCCGTTGAACTACTCAACCCCATCAGCGCCGAAATGAGCTTGATGCGCACCTCGCTGGTACCCGGTTTGGTGGACACCCTGGTAAGAAACCTCAACCGCCAACATACCCGGGTACGCCTATTCGAAAAGGGCTTGAGATTTGTGCCAACCGAGGTTGGTTTGCAGCAAACTCCAGGCCTGTGCGGATTACTCTATGGTCCGCGATTTGAGCCTTGTTGGTCTGCAGAGAAGGGCGATGTGGATTTCTACGATCTTAAAGGTGACCTCGAATCCTTGTTAGCTCTGGGTGGTCAATTGGCGGAGTTTTTGCCCAGTCAGCGCACGGCCATGCACCCCGGTCAATGTGCTGATGTAGTGGTTAATGGCGAGGTGGCAGGGTATATCGCGGCTGTTCATCCCGCAGTTCAAAAGGCCTTGGATGTGCCGAAACCCATTTATGTATTTGAATTGGACCTCGCTGCCATTCTGGCCGCCAAAGCACCCACATTTACGCCGCTCTCGAAATTCCCTGGGGTCAGTCGCGATTTGGCCATCGTCGTTGATAAGAACGTCAATAGTGCTAACCTTGAAAAAGAAATTCGAAGTAATGCAGGCGATTACTTGAAGAAGTTAAAGGTTTTTGACGTTTATAGCGGCGAAGGCATTGATCCTAAAAGAAAAAGTCTTGCATTTAGCTTGACCTTTCAGCATCCTTCACGCACTCTTAATGAAGACGAAATCAACGGTGCAGTCGCAGCAATCGTTAAGCGACTTGAGGATACATTTGATGCCAACCTCCGATAA
- a CDS encoding integration host factor subunit alpha: MPTSDNGSKESLTKADLAENLYEELGFNKREAKELVEYFFEEIRNALENNEQVKLSGFGNFDLRDKKQRPGRNPKTGEEIPITARRVVTFRPGQKLKARVEAYAGTE, from the coding sequence ATGCCAACCTCCGATAATGGCTCAAAAGAATCGTTAACAAAGGCCGATTTGGCCGAGAATCTCTACGAGGAACTGGGCTTCAACAAGCGTGAAGCCAAGGAGCTTGTAGAGTACTTCTTTGAAGAAATTCGCAACGCCCTGGAAAACAATGAACAGGTCAAGTTAAGCGGCTTCGGAAACTTTGATTTGCGCGACAAAAAACAAAGACCGGGAAGAAATCCCAAAACCGGTGAAGAGATTCCTATCACCGCGAGAAGAGTGGTAACATTTCGCCCAGGTCAAAAACTAAAGGCACGAGTCGAAGCGTATGCTGGAACCGAGTAA
- a CDS encoding DNA-binding transcriptional MerR regulator, producing MLEPSNNDELPVIPGKRYFTIGEVSELCAVKPHVLRYWEQEFPQLKPVKRRGNRRYYQRSDVLTIRQIRSLLYDQGFTIGGARQQMTSDAKPEEASMADIVQDMIKELEQVLEVLKA from the coding sequence ATGCTGGAACCGAGTAATAACGACGAATTACCCGTTATCCCTGGCAAGCGCTACTTCACCATAGGAGAAGTGAGCGAATTGTGTGCGGTCAAACCGCACGTACTGCGTTATTGGGAGCAGGAATTTCCCCAGCTCAAACCCGTAAAACGTCGTGGCAACCGCCGCTACTACCAGCGTTCCGACGTACTCACCATTCGCCAAATTCGTTCACTGCTCTACGACCAGGGTTTCACCATTGGTGGTGCCCGACAACAAATGACCAGTGACGCCAAGCCCGAGGAAGCCAGTATGGCCGATATCGTGCAAGATATGATCAAAGAGCTAGAGCAAGTTCTGGAAGTGCTCAAGGCCTGA
- a CDS encoding sporulation related protein, producing MESLNLNKSDLKYLLVLIAFAPVLSFIGGAGFTLIVNSVGQQPQNPLAVTELAPSIAVASAIEAEPLEIVSTEPVEVLEPVSEVVQRDSLEQQYIVQAGVFSSRKNARNMVDKLRELQLTAQVIREPSDGYTMYRVILGAFASPDRANDYSEKIKHSHQLPLYVTVTDSMLPLLNIAAL from the coding sequence ATGGAGTCGCTTAATCTCAACAAGTCTGATTTGAAGTATTTGCTAGTGCTTATAGCCTTTGCGCCTGTACTTAGCTTCATCGGGGGAGCGGGTTTTACATTGATTGTCAATTCAGTTGGCCAACAACCGCAAAATCCGCTTGCGGTGACGGAGTTGGCTCCTTCTATTGCGGTGGCATCCGCAATTGAAGCTGAGCCTTTGGAGATAGTCTCTACAGAGCCTGTTGAGGTGCTGGAGCCTGTTTCCGAAGTGGTACAACGCGATTCTTTAGAGCAGCAGTACATTGTGCAAGCGGGTGTATTTTCTAGTCGGAAAAATGCGCGCAACATGGTAGACAAACTTCGGGAATTACAGCTTACTGCACAGGTGATTCGCGAGCCGAGCGACGGGTACACGATGTATAGGGTAATTCTCGGCGCTTTCGCATCTCCTGACAGGGCGAATGATTACTCAGAAAAAATTAAACATTCTCATCAGTTACCGCTTTATGTGACCGTAACCGATTCAATGCTGCCTCTACTTAATATTGCAGCGCTTTAA